From Polaribacter butkevichii, a single genomic window includes:
- a CDS encoding ABC transporter permease has product MKKEKWLFEITPKTSLLDLNLKEVWQYRDLLILFVKRDIITLYKQTILGPLWYLIQPLFTSVIFTLIFNNVASISTGAVPPFLFNLAGITIWNYFTACFSGTSNTFSANAGIFGKVYFPRLIMPLVAIISNLVKFGIQLLIFMVFFIYYYNQGADISINKYLILFPVMVLIMGMLGLGLGMIISAMVTKYRDLNILIGFGMRLLMYVSAVMYPVSFFVEKLPKYAWVVKYNPLSFVVESVRYMLLNTGVFDVKMFIYTIITTVVVLFFGIVVFNKAEKSFIDTI; this is encoded by the coding sequence ATGAAGAAAGAAAAATGGCTTTTTGAAATAACGCCAAAAACAAGTCTTTTAGACTTAAATTTAAAAGAAGTTTGGCAATATAGAGATTTGTTAATTTTGTTTGTAAAAAGAGATATTATTACTTTATATAAGCAAACAATACTAGGTCCGCTTTGGTATTTAATTCAACCTTTATTTACATCGGTAATATTTACCTTAATATTTAACAATGTAGCCAGTATCTCAACAGGGGCTGTTCCGCCGTTTTTATTTAACCTTGCAGGTATTACTATTTGGAATTATTTTACAGCTTGTTTTTCTGGTACTTCAAATACTTTTAGTGCCAATGCAGGTATTTTTGGCAAAGTTTATTTTCCAAGATTAATTATGCCTTTGGTTGCTATCATTTCTAATTTAGTAAAATTCGGAATTCAGCTGTTAATCTTTATGGTATTTTTTATCTATTATTATAATCAAGGAGCAGATATTAGTATTAATAAATATTTAATATTGTTTCCTGTAATGGTTTTAATTATGGGAATGTTAGGTTTAGGATTAGGTATGATTATTTCTGCAATGGTAACCAAATATAGAGATTTAAATATTTTAATTGGGTTTGGTATGCGTTTGTTAATGTATGTTTCTGCAGTTATGTATCCCGTTTCCTTTTTTGTAGAAAAGTTACCTAAATATGCATGGGTAGTAAAATACAACCCATTATCTTTTGTTGTTGAATCTGTAAGGTATATGCTTTTAAATACGGGTGTTTTTGATGTTAAAATGTTTATTTATACCATAATTACAACCGTAGTTGTTTTGTTTTTTGGAATTGTGGTTTTTAACAAAGCAGAAAAAAGTTTTATAGACACTATTTAA
- the rffA gene encoding dTDP-4-amino-4,6-dideoxygalactose transaminase has translation MEVNTVIPFNKPYLTGNETKYIEEAVASGKISGNGIFTQKCQHFFQERYGIQKALLTTSCTDALEMCAILLNIKEGDEVIMPSYTFVSTANAFVLRGAKIVFADSRTDQPNIDENTLEDLITSKTKAIVVVHYAGVACEMDTIMALAKKYGIYVVEDAAQAIESFYKGKALGSIGHLSAFSFHETKNVISGEGGLLGINDEQFIERAEIIWEKGTNRSAFFRGEIDKYGWVDVGSSFLPSEIIAAFLWAQLENLDDIQQRRKEIWNTYYQFFKEEEKVSLPMVPDYATNNAHMFYVLLASLKKRNEFISGYKERAINPVFHYVSLHSSPYFKDKHDGRKLPNCDKYADTLVRMPLFYELDQKCVLNINSDSLK, from the coding sequence ATGGAGGTAAATACTGTAATTCCATTTAACAAACCTTATTTAACAGGTAACGAAACAAAATATATAGAAGAGGCGGTTGCTTCTGGTAAAATTTCGGGTAATGGAATTTTTACGCAAAAATGTCAACATTTTTTTCAAGAACGTTACGGTATTCAAAAAGCTTTATTAACAACTTCTTGCACAGATGCTTTAGAAATGTGTGCCATCCTTTTAAATATAAAAGAAGGAGATGAGGTTATTATGCCTTCTTACACATTTGTGTCTACCGCAAATGCATTTGTATTAAGAGGCGCTAAAATAGTGTTTGCAGATTCTAGAACAGATCAACCAAATATTGATGAAAATACATTAGAAGATTTAATAACATCAAAAACAAAAGCAATTGTTGTAGTACATTATGCAGGCGTGGCTTGCGAAATGGACACAATTATGGCATTGGCTAAAAAATATGGAATTTATGTTGTAGAAGATGCAGCCCAGGCGATAGAATCTTTTTACAAAGGAAAAGCATTAGGAAGTATTGGGCATTTGTCGGCATTTTCTTTTCACGAAACAAAAAACGTAATTAGTGGAGAAGGAGGTTTGTTGGGTATTAATGATGAACAATTTATAGAAAGAGCAGAAATTATTTGGGAGAAAGGAACCAATCGTTCTGCTTTCTTTAGAGGAGAAATAGATAAATATGGATGGGTAGATGTAGGGTCTTCTTTTTTACCATCAGAAATTATAGCGGCTTTTTTATGGGCACAATTAGAAAACTTAGACGATATTCAGCAAAGAAGAAAAGAAATTTGGAATACATATTATCAATTTTTTAAAGAAGAAGAAAAAGTATCATTACCAATGGTGCCAGATTATGCAACAAATAATGCACACATGTTTTATGTGCTTTTAGCATCTTTAAAAAAAAGAAATGAGTTTATTTCTGGGTATAAAGAAAGAGCAATAAATCCTGTTTTTCATTATGTAAGCTTACATTCTAGTCCTTATTTTAAAGACAAGCACGATGGTAGAAAATTACCTAATTGCGATAAGTATGCAGATACTTTGGTAAGAATGCCGCTGTTTTATGAGTTAGATCAAAAATGTGTTTTAAACATTAATTCTGATAGTTTAAAATAG
- a CDS encoding GNAT family N-acetyltransferase has protein sequence MITEYLEWDSNFFGVDVYKNKCKNLVKANEIQLKKGLTYLFCKEEIKLQEKSLYDVKITFAKSLTKNKLEIDPQIISYPLHNKVSKELLNLTYQSGQYSRFKIDPKIPNDKFLEFYKLWILNSVNRSFSDEVFTYKIDGIEVGMITLKKDKEICKIGLLAVDEGQRGKKIGSKLMLAAEKWALENECKEILVETQEQNKIAVAFYKRIKYNIVQKEYIYHLWR, from the coding sequence ATGATAACGGAATATTTAGAATGGGATTCGAATTTTTTTGGAGTTGATGTTTATAAAAATAAATGCAAAAATCTTGTAAAAGCAAACGAAATACAGCTTAAAAAAGGATTGACTTATTTGTTTTGTAAAGAAGAGATAAAGTTACAAGAGAAATCTTTATACGATGTTAAGATCACTTTTGCTAAAAGCCTCACAAAAAATAAACTAGAAATAGACCCTCAAATAATTTCTTATCCTTTACATAACAAGGTTTCTAAAGAATTACTTAATTTAACTTACCAAAGTGGTCAGTATTCAAGATTTAAAATAGATCCTAAAATACCTAATGATAAATTTTTAGAATTTTATAAATTATGGATTTTAAACTCTGTAAATAGAAGTTTTAGTGATGAGGTATTTACCTATAAAATTGACGGAATTGAAGTAGGTATGATTACCTTAAAAAAGGATAAAGAAATCTGTAAAATTGGTTTGTTGGCTGTTGATGAAGGTCAAAGAGGTAAAAAAATAGGGAGTAAGTTAATGTTGGCAGCAGAAAAGTGGGCATTAGAAAATGAATGTAAAGAAATATTGGTTGAAACTCAAGAACAAAATAAAATTGCTGTCGCATTTTATAAGAGAATAAAATATAACATTGTGCAAAAAGAATATATCTATCATTTATGGAGGTAA